A region from the Leptolyngbya iicbica LK genome encodes:
- a CDS encoding pyridoxal-phosphate-dependent aminotransferase family protein, protein MDDKFMLMIPGPTPVPESVLLAQAKHLIGHRSGEFSEIMAEVTAGLKWLHQTKNDVLMLTASGTGAMEAGIINVLSVGDRVLVGSNGKFGDRWVKVCKAFGLNVDVIEAEWGKPLNPDDFKAKLEADTDKTIKAVLVTHSETSTGVLNDLKTIADHAHAHGEALVLVDAVTSLGACSVPVDGWGLDVVASGSQKGYMIPPGLGFVAMSDRAWQAYETSNIPKFYFDLGPYRKSGAKNTTPFTPPVSLFFALQVALKMMQDEGLDNIFSRHAKLQTATRAAMKGLNLPLFAADEVASPAVTAVMPQGVEAEKIRSIMRKQYDIALAGGQDHLKGQIFRVGHLGFVGNRDILTAVASLEATLAQLGANGFTPGAGLAAAQAVLSA, encoded by the coding sequence ATGGACGACAAATTCATGCTGATGATTCCGGGGCCAACGCCGGTGCCCGAAAGCGTTTTACTGGCGCAGGCCAAGCACCTCATCGGCCACCGCAGTGGCGAGTTTAGCGAAATTATGGCGGAGGTTACGGCGGGCCTGAAGTGGCTGCATCAGACGAAAAACGATGTGCTGATGCTAACCGCTAGCGGCACTGGCGCGATGGAAGCAGGCATTATCAATGTACTCAGCGTGGGCGATCGCGTGCTGGTGGGCAGCAATGGTAAGTTTGGCGATCGCTGGGTCAAGGTGTGCAAAGCCTTTGGACTCAACGTAGACGTGATTGAAGCTGAGTGGGGCAAACCGCTGAACCCGGACGACTTCAAAGCGAAGCTGGAAGCCGATACCGACAAGACTATCAAAGCCGTTTTGGTCACCCATAGCGAAACTTCGACTGGGGTGTTGAACGACCTCAAAACCATTGCCGACCATGCCCACGCCCACGGCGAAGCGCTGGTGCTGGTTGATGCCGTCACCAGCTTGGGCGCTTGCAGCGTGCCTGTGGATGGGTGGGGTTTGGATGTGGTGGCGTCGGGTTCTCAAAAGGGCTACATGATTCCGCCCGGACTGGGGTTTGTGGCGATGAGCGATCGTGCCTGGCAAGCTTACGAAACCTCGAATATTCCCAAGTTCTATTTTGACCTCGGCCCCTATCGCAAAAGCGGTGCGAAGAATACGACCCCCTTTACGCCCCCGGTGAGTCTGTTTTTTGCGCTGCAAGTGGCGCTCAAAATGATGCAAGACGAAGGGCTCGACAATATCTTTTCCCGTCATGCCAAATTGCAAACGGCCACCCGCGCCGCGATGAAAGGGCTGAACCTGCCGCTCTTTGCCGCCGATGAGGTGGCCAGCCCAGCGGTGACCGCCGTCATGCCCCAAGGTGTGGAAGCGGAAAAAATTCGCTCGATCATGCGGAAGCAATATGACATTGCCTTGGCGGGTGGCCAAGACCATCTGAAGGGGCAGATCTTCCGCGTGGGGCACCTGGGCTTTGTGGGCAATCGCGACATCCTGACCGCCGTCGCTTCCCTGGAAGCGACCTTGGCGCAACTCGGAGCCAATGGCTTTACGCCGGGTGCTGGTCTGGCCGCCGCCCAAGCCGTGCTCTCGGCTTAA
- a CDS encoding pentapeptide repeat-containing protein, translated as MTVRGWLQAGLVLAVVWLVAWVNPAVSWAAALSPEPLTITQLQARLQTPVQREGKPTLDLRRVTLDLRDDNGEFRDRFYTELNTRLQKGSQTFTLDLSESVILGTFDFQRLSLREPLYGEAFFPLLTEREQTQLQRDRRRLSQLSQLSRSLLLQPQSTALRLYLFRHGLNLAQTRFEGSVLASDIFFLEPINAPGARFLQPVNFSQSRFSDAVSLVGCQFQQAVRFRSTLFFDRLRLGQASFQGPVTFQGSELTNGAGFAQASFQQAANFSRVTFQGNADFGKTVWQANGDFAQSTFSGDVFFTNARFSAAMSFRQVRLTQAANFRGAVIQNQLDFGDASFSPDTRINVAGLDFSSDQSQLLGSPGQIGRVLSVPSLAGNETLLRNLVRNFRELEQVADANRIEYLTERLRLRSLQQRLVNLNLNTASRSQLQNVGFSAAQSDAILSQRAEALLVNAADVLDLDGIDLSTYVKVRDRIIAQPPRSWGQRLQLAWRWGLLSTLLLLSRYGTSVGLTLGVGLVAIALSSLLFWWVDRYRRRVPTPIAPPRSEIGWMLGSFVGVFGLGNLIVLRLGESLVWALGAIALLVLPIPLLLTSILYRRGRFHDQLDTSYLLEDGSARQLRFLIARLPVIPKYPFFRDRFYPIDWQKRRNWLNYYDFSLNNWFKFGFNDLRLRDECVPGLVTALVWYQWAIGLAYVALLLWTLSRTIPGLNLLLYF; from the coding sequence ATGACTGTGCGCGGTTGGTTGCAGGCAGGATTGGTGTTGGCGGTGGTGTGGCTGGTGGCTTGGGTGAACCCGGCAGTCAGTTGGGCCGCCGCATTGAGTCCTGAGCCGTTGACGATCACCCAACTGCAAGCGCGGCTCCAAACTCCGGTGCAGCGCGAAGGCAAACCAACCCTCGATTTGCGCCGAGTTACCCTTGATTTGCGGGACGACAATGGCGAGTTTCGCGATCGCTTTTACACCGAGCTCAATACCCGTTTGCAAAAAGGTAGCCAAACTTTCACCCTCGACTTGAGCGAGTCGGTGATTCTCGGTACGTTTGATTTCCAGCGCTTGAGTTTGCGAGAGCCTTTGTATGGCGAGGCGTTTTTTCCTTTACTCACGGAACGCGAACAGACCCAATTGCAGCGCGATCGCCGTCGCCTGTCGCAACTGAGCCAACTCTCGCGATCGCTCTTGCTGCAACCTCAGTCCACCGCGTTGCGGCTCTATTTGTTCCGGCATGGCCTCAATCTGGCGCAGACCCGGTTTGAGGGCTCCGTACTCGCCTCCGACATCTTCTTCTTAGAACCGATCAATGCGCCCGGTGCCCGATTTTTACAGCCGGTCAACTTTAGCCAAAGTCGCTTCAGCGATGCCGTTTCATTAGTCGGTTGCCAATTTCAGCAGGCAGTTCGGTTTCGTAGCACCCTGTTTTTTGATCGGCTTCGTTTAGGGCAGGCGAGCTTTCAGGGGCCGGTCACCTTCCAAGGCAGCGAACTGACTAACGGCGCAGGCTTTGCGCAGGCGTCCTTTCAGCAAGCGGCCAATTTTAGTCGAGTCACCTTTCAGGGCAATGCCGACTTTGGCAAAACGGTTTGGCAAGCCAACGGTGACTTTGCGCAAAGCACCTTTAGTGGCGATGTCTTTTTTACGAATGCGCGATTTAGCGCGGCCATGAGTTTTCGGCAGGTGCGGCTCACGCAAGCGGCTAATTTTCGTGGTGCGGTCATCCAAAATCAGCTGGACTTTGGTGATGCGAGTTTTAGCCCCGATACCCGCATCAACGTTGCCGGGCTCGACTTTAGTAGTGACCAAAGTCAGCTATTGGGCAGCCCCGGACAGATTGGGCGCGTGCTCTCGGTGCCCAGCCTGGCAGGGAACGAAACCTTGTTGCGGAATCTTGTGCGCAACTTTCGCGAACTGGAGCAGGTGGCTGATGCCAACCGCATTGAATACCTGACTGAGCGGTTGCGGCTGCGATCGCTCCAACAACGCCTGGTCAACCTCAACCTCAATACCGCCTCGCGATCGCAGCTCCAAAACGTCGGCTTTTCCGCGGCCCAAAGTGACGCCATCCTGAGTCAGCGGGCCGAAGCGCTATTGGTGAATGCTGCCGATGTGCTCGATCTGGACGGCATTGACCTGTCGACCTATGTCAAGGTGCGCGATCGCATCATTGCGCAACCGCCCCGGTCTTGGGGACAGCGCTTGCAACTGGCTTGGCGTTGGGGCTTGCTCTCAACGCTGTTGCTGCTGAGTCGATACGGCACCAGCGTCGGACTAACCCTGGGCGTGGGATTAGTCGCGATCGCCCTCTCTAGCCTGCTGTTTTGGTGGGTCGATCGCTATCGTCGCCGGGTGCCCACCCCCATCGCCCCACCCCGCTCCGAAATTGGCTGGATGCTGGGCAGTTTTGTCGGGGTGTTTGGGCTGGGCAATCTGATTGTGTTGCGCCTGGGAGAATCACTGGTGTGGGCGCTCGGGGCGATCGCGCTGCTAGTGCTGCCCATCCCGCTGTTATTGACCAGCATTTTGTATCGGCGCGGTCGCTTTCATGACCAACTCGACACCAGCTACTTGCTCGAAGATGGCAGCGCTCGCCAACTTCGATTTTTAATCGCGCGGCTGCCCGTCATTCCCAAATATCCTTTTTTCCGCGATCGCTTCTACCCCATCGATTGGCAAAAGCGCCGCAACTGGCTCAACTACTACGATTTCAGCCTGAATAACTGGTTCAAATTTGGTTTTAACGATCTGCGCCTGCGCGATGAATGTGTCCCCGGTTTGGTGACCGCGCTGGTGTGGTATCAGTGGGCGATCGGCTTAGCCTATGTGGCGTTGCTGCTGTGGACGCTGTCGCGCACCATCCCTGGTTTGAATTTGCTGCTGTATTTCTAA
- a CDS encoding PspA/IM30 family protein, translating into MGVLGRLGQVIRSQVGDWVNGAEDPEKMLDQAVADMQRDLIQLRQAVAQAIATQKRTERQQHQNQTLAQEWYNRAQLALQKGQEDQARDALTQRHAYQRLGTQLANHISEQKVAIAQLKTNMRDLEVKIADVRTRRDMYIARARSAEASQRIQDLIGQVGHERSLGTLSQMEDKVLDLEAQASATAELNQALTDQSLEGQFAALERDEATAIEQELSTLKNRLPHQSG; encoded by the coding sequence ATGGGCGTACTGGGTCGGTTGGGACAAGTGATTCGTTCTCAGGTCGGTGACTGGGTCAACGGTGCCGAAGACCCCGAAAAAATGCTCGACCAGGCCGTCGCTGACATGCAGCGCGATTTGATTCAACTGCGGCAGGCGGTGGCGCAGGCGATCGCCACTCAAAAGCGCACCGAACGCCAGCAACACCAAAATCAAACCCTCGCCCAAGAATGGTACAACCGGGCGCAACTGGCTTTGCAAAAGGGCCAAGAAGATCAGGCCCGAGACGCACTGACCCAGCGCCATGCCTACCAACGGCTGGGCACCCAACTCGCCAATCACATTAGTGAACAAAAAGTGGCGATCGCCCAACTCAAAACCAACATGCGCGACCTGGAAGTCAAGATTGCCGATGTGCGCACCCGGCGCGATATGTACATTGCCCGTGCCCGCTCTGCCGAAGCGTCGCAGCGCATTCAAGACCTGATTGGTCAGGTGGGCCATGAGCGATCGCTCGGCACCCTCAGCCAAATGGAAGACAAAGTGCTGGATCTCGAAGCGCAAGCCAGCGCTACCGCCGAACTCAACCAAGCGCTCACCGATCAATCCCTCGAAGGGCAATTTGCCGCTCTGGAACGGGACGAGGCGACTGCGATCGAGCAAGAACTATCGACCCTGAAAAACCGCCTGCCCCATCAATCCGGCTAA
- a CDS encoding HhoA/HhoB/HtrA family serine endopeptidase — MGLAPKQIGLSVITLLVGGGIGWVGHQQLQARSLEATAVETAPLVQTTSNVELPRSTVALAPPATSNPNFIADAVNRVGAAVVRIDADGGDIELPEGLENPFFRRFFGDEMPVPEPFQQGTGSGFIISSDGQIITNAHVVEGASRVTVTLTDGRTFEGSVVGTDKVTDVAAVKIDATDMPTVVFGRTDTLSPGQWAIAIGNPLGLDNTVTAGIISALGRSSSEVGIPDKRVQFIQTDAAINPGNSGGPLLNDQGEVIGMNTAIRKDAQGLGFAIPVETFNRIAQQLFEDGEVQHPYLGIQMVLLTPEIRDEINASDELGVKVNADVGVLIIRVLEDTPAEAGGLKAGDIIQRVNGNPVETPTDVQAEVDAGEVGQPLDVEIQRGDTSQTLTIRPMALPSQLQ; from the coding sequence ATGGGCTTAGCGCCGAAGCAAATTGGTCTATCCGTCATTACCCTGCTAGTCGGCGGCGGCATCGGTTGGGTTGGCCATCAGCAGTTACAAGCACGGAGTCTAGAAGCCACAGCAGTCGAAACCGCGCCTCTGGTACAGACCACCTCTAATGTTGAGTTACCGCGCTCAACTGTAGCGCTAGCACCGCCAGCGACCAGCAACCCCAATTTCATTGCTGACGCCGTTAATCGCGTGGGTGCTGCCGTGGTCCGCATTGACGCTGACGGTGGCGATATTGAACTGCCCGAAGGGCTCGAAAATCCTTTCTTCCGCCGCTTTTTTGGCGATGAGATGCCCGTGCCGGAGCCCTTTCAGCAAGGCACTGGCTCAGGCTTTATCATCTCGTCCGACGGTCAAATCATCACCAACGCCCACGTCGTTGAAGGGGCTTCGCGGGTGACCGTAACCCTCACCGATGGCCGCACCTTTGAAGGCTCAGTGGTAGGCACCGACAAAGTCACTGACGTCGCTGCCGTTAAGATCGACGCCACGGATATGCCCACGGTGGTGTTTGGCCGCACCGATACCCTATCGCCGGGACAATGGGCGATCGCGATCGGCAATCCCCTCGGCTTGGACAACACCGTGACCGCTGGCATTATCAGCGCCTTGGGCCGCAGCAGCTCAGAAGTCGGCATTCCCGATAAGCGAGTGCAGTTCATTCAAACTGACGCGGCGATCAATCCCGGCAACTCTGGTGGTCCCCTTTTGAATGACCAGGGTGAGGTCATCGGCATGAACACCGCCATTCGCAAAGACGCGCAGGGATTAGGCTTTGCCATTCCGGTCGAAACCTTCAACCGCATTGCCCAACAGCTATTTGAAGATGGCGAGGTCCAACACCCTTACTTGGGAATTCAGATGGTGTTGCTGACCCCAGAAATTCGGGATGAAATTAATGCATCGGATGAACTGGGAGTCAAAGTCAATGCCGATGTCGGCGTTTTGATTATCCGCGTGTTGGAAGATACCCCGGCAGAAGCAGGCGGTCTCAAAGCGGGGGACATTATTCAACGGGTGAATGGCAACCCCGTCGAAACTCCCACCGATGTGCAAGCCGAAGTTGATGCAGGCGAAGTGGGACAACCCCTAGATGTAGAAATCCAGCGGGGCGACACATCTCAGACGTTGACGATCCGGCCGATGGCGTTGCCATCACAATTGCAGTAA
- a CDS encoding late competence development ComFB family protein, with protein MGGEVRTAHQKLYINVMEMLVAEEVSRQLAGLPERVAKYVKRLEVETFALNRLPALYASSEKGLEHQYVRALRECKPQIESAVRQAFAAVQVDPIRLSQPLHLNQEEEAVLQALRDLLHQPDLTWQEALREIQRIQQQRQGRGTAPSPPPRASAPPAQPKEREVEDVEERDFRHSPAWRPGTYGGRIGWKPRRHHSSSDSGFGDNAR; from the coding sequence ATGGGTGGTGAGGTTAGGACTGCTCATCAAAAGCTGTACATCAACGTAATGGAAATGTTGGTGGCAGAAGAAGTGAGTCGCCAACTTGCGGGGTTGCCTGAGCGAGTTGCTAAATATGTTAAGCGGCTAGAAGTTGAGACATTCGCGCTTAATCGGTTACCCGCTCTGTATGCATCTAGTGAGAAAGGTCTAGAGCATCAGTACGTTCGCGCCCTCAGAGAATGTAAGCCCCAGATTGAGAGTGCCGTACGGCAAGCTTTTGCGGCGGTACAGGTTGATCCGATTCGGCTCTCTCAACCTTTGCACTTAAACCAGGAAGAGGAAGCGGTGTTGCAGGCTTTACGAGACCTGCTACACCAGCCAGACTTGACCTGGCAAGAGGCTTTGAGAGAAATACAGCGGATTCAACAGCAGCGCCAAGGGCGGGGCACAGCACCCTCGCCGCCGCCTCGCGCTAGTGCGCCGCCAGCCCAACCCAAAGAGCGCGAAGTGGAAGACGTTGAAGAGCGCGATTTTCGACACAGCCCAGCTTGGCGGCCTGGGACGTATGGTGGCCGCATTGGTTGGAAACCGCGTCGCCATCACTCTTCTTCTGACAGTGGTTTTGGTGATAACGCTCGGTAA
- a CDS encoding CPBP family intramembrane glutamic endopeptidase, translating to MLKSSPRWAAVIALLLVVGAANLGIVARLYGQAVGGQAIFIATRVWILALPLLWVWRIDRQSLSLTWPTRQEWRAGGWLGLAMFGVIYGAFALWGQRWIDGEGTRSQAAAVGLLNPAMFAAFAIYFTLVNALIEEYIWRWFVYRKCEVLVSGGWAVTLAALCFTLHHVVSLFGFTENWGVTILGAVGVFLAGAVWSACYLRYQSLWVCYISHAWADLAIAIVAWQILFP from the coding sequence ATGCTTAAGTCTTCTCCGCGTTGGGCTGCTGTAATCGCGTTATTGCTAGTCGTCGGGGCGGCCAACTTGGGCATTGTGGCGCGTTTGTATGGGCAAGCAGTGGGCGGACAAGCGATTTTTATTGCGACCCGAGTGTGGATTTTGGCGCTGCCGTTGCTTTGGGTGTGGCGGATTGATCGTCAATCACTATCGCTCACTTGGCCCACCCGTCAGGAATGGCGCGCGGGCGGATGGCTGGGGCTGGCGATGTTTGGGGTGATTTATGGTGCTTTTGCATTGTGGGGACAACGGTGGATTGATGGGGAAGGAACGCGATCGCAAGCGGCAGCCGTGGGTTTGCTCAATCCTGCCATGTTTGCGGCGTTTGCGATCTATTTCACGTTGGTCAATGCCCTGATCGAAGAATACATCTGGCGCTGGTTTGTTTATCGCAAATGTGAGGTGCTGGTGTCGGGTGGTTGGGCAGTGACTTTAGCGGCGCTGTGTTTTACCTTGCATCATGTGGTGTCGCTGTTTGGCTTTACTGAAAATTGGGGCGTCACCATCTTGGGGGCGGTCGGCGTATTTTTGGCGGGGGCCGTGTGGTCGGCATGTTATCTACGCTATCAATCGCTCTGGGTGTGTTACATCAGTCATGCATGGGCTGATTTAGCGATCGCGATCGTGGCCTGGCAAATCCTTTTCCCTTAG
- a CDS encoding M23 family metallopeptidase — MTANQPFSIPAWRRPLVAIAIGGLSLMAVWNVASPSVYSAESLCPEPVLQRLVTHTVQSGETLESIAADYGLLPITLLAVNPRISGGAVSPGMTLQIPPFNGAAVTVPAGQTWQDLATTYGARADVLFEINGCPAQMPSQAFIPGVSWLIEGSTSTPSTGNATNTPVSTYPLAAEGQVIANYGWQTDPSLGELVFSSGVTVRTVPETAVVAAGSGTVAYVGSDPTLGTLIVVNHQQGLQTRYAQVMQPQVQTGDRVQAGQSLAIATPSTEDSSILYFEVRTNSSLGWVARDPGNYIPALAVR, encoded by the coding sequence ATGACAGCAAACCAGCCATTTTCAATCCCAGCATGGCGACGACCCCTGGTTGCGATCGCGATCGGTGGCCTGAGCCTCATGGCGGTGTGGAATGTTGCCAGCCCGAGCGTCTACAGTGCGGAATCTTTGTGTCCGGAGCCCGTGCTCCAGCGTTTAGTGACGCATACGGTGCAATCGGGGGAAACGTTGGAGAGCATTGCCGCCGATTATGGTTTATTGCCCATCACCCTGTTGGCGGTGAATCCTCGGATTAGTGGGGGGGCAGTGTCGCCGGGGATGACGCTCCAAATTCCGCCGTTTAATGGGGCGGCCGTAACGGTCCCCGCAGGGCAAACCTGGCAAGATTTAGCGACGACCTATGGGGCGCGGGCGGACGTGTTGTTTGAAATCAATGGTTGTCCGGCGCAGATGCCCTCGCAGGCATTTATTCCGGGGGTGAGTTGGTTGATTGAGGGGAGCACCTCGACGCCCTCGACGGGAAATGCGACCAATACCCCGGTCTCGACCTATCCCCTAGCGGCTGAGGGACAGGTGATTGCGAACTACGGCTGGCAGACTGATCCGTCCCTGGGCGAGTTGGTCTTTAGCAGTGGCGTGACGGTCAGGACGGTGCCGGAGACAGCGGTTGTGGCGGCGGGTAGTGGCACGGTGGCCTATGTGGGCAGTGATCCCACCTTGGGCACGCTGATTGTGGTGAATCATCAGCAGGGGTTGCAAACCCGCTATGCCCAGGTGATGCAGCCGCAAGTGCAGACGGGCGATCGCGTGCAGGCTGGGCAGTCACTGGCGATCGCGACGCCTTCCACCGAAGACAGCAGTATTTTGTATTTTGAAGTGCGCACCAACTCCAGTCTCGGTTGGGTGGCCCGCGATCCGGGCAATTACATTCCCGCGTTGGCAGTGCGCTAA
- a CDS encoding GNAT family N-acetyltransferase, which yields MIRPATTADLPSILDIYNDAILNTTAVYDYAPHTLAMRESWFAAKCEAGFPVLVAEEQNEVAGFGALGHFRAWEAYRYTVENSLYVAPQYRGQGIGKQLLAHLVQAAGELQLHAIVAGIDADNIVSLKLHEKFGFQEVAHFPQVGYKFDRWLDLKFMQRLIEP from the coding sequence ATGATTCGACCTGCAACGACGGCAGATTTGCCCAGCATTCTGGACATTTATAACGACGCTATCCTCAATACCACAGCGGTTTATGATTACGCGCCGCACACTCTCGCCATGCGAGAAAGCTGGTTCGCCGCGAAATGTGAGGCGGGCTTTCCGGTGCTAGTTGCCGAAGAGCAGAACGAAGTTGCCGGCTTTGGGGCTTTGGGACACTTTCGAGCCTGGGAAGCCTATCGCTATACCGTTGAGAATTCTTTGTATGTCGCGCCTCAATATCGAGGACAGGGCATTGGCAAACAATTGTTAGCGCACTTAGTGCAAGCCGCTGGAGAGTTACAGCTGCATGCGATCGTGGCGGGCATTGATGCCGACAATATTGTCAGCTTAAAACTACATGAAAAGTTTGGCTTTCAAGAAGTCGCACACTTTCCCCAGGTCGGTTATAAGTTCGATCGCTGGCTCGATCTGAAATTTATGCAGCGTCTCATCGAGCCCTAA